The sequence TTTTCCGGCGAGAGCAGCTGGTCAATATCCAAATCACCGGTTTCAATATAGTGGGATAAATGACCCTGGATCGTATTTTCCACCAGCCCTCTCTTTTCCGCAATATCAGCAATGCCAAACCCTTGCTTGAACAGGTCAAAGCTGGACTTTTTGGTGTCAAGCCCGGCCTGTTTCTTCGTTGAATTTATCTTTTGGGCCGATTCCTGCTTTATTTCAGGCAGCACCACATTTTTTATGCCATGCTTTTGGCGATAAGCCAAAACCAGCCCCAGGATATCGTCACCATAGTCTGAAATAGTTTTCGGGCCCACCCCATTAATCTTTTTCAATTCATCGATATTTCGGGGAAGCCGGACCACAATCTGAATCAATACCCGTTGATGGAGGATTTGAAATGCGGCAACACCTTTCTTTTTTGACAGACGCAAGCGCCACTCTTTAAGATGCTGAAACAATTGGGGATGTAAAATATCTGATTCACTGTAGGAATGAGCCTGGCTTTTTTTTGCCTTTCCCGGCATAAATTCGCTTTCAGCCTTTGAAACGGCGCGTAAATATCGGGACGGTGAAAAACCGTTTTCACAGGATCTGATCCCGGCCAGTTTCACCGCAATCTCCCGCGAGAGGTTGTCAAAGGCATTTTTTATTTTTTTAGCAAGGGACTTGTTGTCTGTTTCCAGGATCAGGTTATTCACCATGTCAGCAAAAATCAAACCCAATTTGTCCTGGAACCAGCTGGATGCCTTTTTCACCCGTTTCTGAATATAATCATCACCTGCCGGCAGACTGTTTTGAGGGAAATGTTGATTTAACTGGTGCTTAAATTTTTCACTGATCAAAATAATATCGTTTTGAGCCAATTTCGGAATTTGTTCGAGATCGGGGACCCCGGACACCTGAACCAAGTCTGCATTACGGCTCAGCAGACTAAAAAAATAACCCAGCCGATTATTCAACGGCTGGAAATCAAAACAATTGCTCAGCAACTGCTGCTGATAAATCATTTTTTCTGCCAGAAGCCGGTCTGCCGAAACGGCATTTTTTCCTGAATGGTTGATAAATTGAAAAATGGCTTCATCCATCTTAATTCCCCGCGTCGGGATGGGTGAAGACAAAACAAGCCCTGCAAATGTCTTACAGCGGCTTAAAGCAACATAGATCTGGCCCTGGGCAAAAGCCGCCCGGGCATCAATGACAGCCCGATCAAAGGTTAAGCCCTGACTTTTATGGATGGTAATCGCCCATGCCGGTTTCAGCGGAAACTGTTTAAACCGGCCGATGGTTTCTGCTTCAATTTCCTGGTTTTCCTGGTTCACCGAGTACTTAATATTTTCCCATTCTACCGGCTCAACCGTGATCGGTTCAGTTTCACCCGGGCAAATGACACGGATTTCCTGGTGGGATATGGATTTAATCTTGCCTATTTTTCCATTGTAATAACGTTTCTCAACAGATGTATCATTGCGAAGGAACATTACCTGGACGCCTTTTTTCAAAGAGAGCCGGGAGAATGTGGGATAAATATGTTCGGGAAAATCCCCTGAAATTTCGGCCTCCAGGTCATACGCATCTTCTGGTATTGCCTCAAGCTTTTCCTGATTAATGGTATCGGCGTTTCTATTATGAGTGGTTAAGGTGATGTAGCCCTGACCCTCTTCTGGAGTAAAATTTTCTTTAACCCTTTGATTTAACGTTTCAATGGATGATTCATCCATTCGATTATCCCTTACTTTATTCAGCAGATGGATAAATCGGTCATCTGCCTGCCGGTAAACTTTTTCCAGTTCGATAGTAACCAGGTCCAGATGTTTAAAAGCAAGACTGCTGAAAAAATAGGCGCTTTCATAATACTGCCTTAACATCTCCCATTCCCCGGATTTGGCAACCGGAGGCAATTGGTACAAATCTCCAATCAAGAGCAGTTGAACGCCCCCAAATGCCAGGTTGCTGCGTCGATGGTATTGGAGCACCTTATCTACCGCGTCAAGGACATCAGCCCGGACCATGCTGATTTCATCAATCACCAGCAGATCAAGGCTTTTTATAATTTGTTTTTTCTCCCTGCTAAACCTGAAAACGCGTTCTTTGTTTTTAATAAATCCATCACTGCCCGGGATAAAGGGCCCGAACGGCAGTTGAAAAAAAGAATGCAGCGTGACGCCACCGGCATTGATTGCGGCAACCCCTGTTGGTGCGGTGACAATCATCCTTTTGGCTGTATTTGCTTTAAGGTTTTTTAAAAATGTGGTTTTACCGGTACCGGCTTTTCCGGTCAAAAAAATATGGCAGCCGGTATCTTCTACAAATTCCCGGGCCAACTGCAGTTCAACGTTGCCGGAATCATCCACACAATTAAGGGGACAGTATATAGAACTATCTATTTCCTTCATTTCTTCGGCCCAGGTTTTNNNNNNNNNNNNNNNNNNNNNNNNNNNNNNNNNNNNNNNNNNNNNNNNNNNNNNNNNNNNNNNNNNNNNNNNNNNNNNNNNNNNNNNNNNNNNNNNNNNNTTTCTTCGGCCCAGGTTTTCGTGGACGAAGTATACGCTTCAAATCCAATTCCAAACCTTCCACAAAAGATTCCCGGCCTAACGGGCGTCCAGTACGTTCGTGTTGCCGCAAACGTTCTTTATCAATCTCCTCATCACTGTCCAGAAATACACGCCAATCACCAACCATCTCCAACAGCGGCGCAACCTTCACCAACTGGTCGTCCTGGCCCTCCAGATGAGCTTGAGCACTGCTCCAAGGAAAATCCTCAGGAGCATGAACCATTCCCGCACGGACAGGATTCATTTCCACATACCGGGCGGCGGCCAGTAGATATTTTTCATCCATCGGAAAGGAAGTAAAACGCTCCTGCCACAAGTGCCCCCGCCACCCTTCCCGGGAATTGATACGACATGTATAGCGACGATGGGCTTCGCCGATGGCACGAGCAAGTCCTTCTTCATTTTGCGGTACGGCAATCAGATGGACGTGATTGGGCATCAGACACCAGGCCCAGATATCAACCTGACATTTTTGGCACCATTCGGCCATCAGGTCAAGATAAGCCTGATAATCATCGTCACAGAAAAACGTCTTCTGGCGGCGGTTGCCACGTTGAGTGACGTGATGAGGAAAACCTGGAGCAACAACTCGAGCTATTCTAGCCATAGGAATCCATTATACAAAAAGGATGGTGAATGTCAATAATTATATATACTGTCCCCGTAATTCGTGTCCCCACAATTCGAATTATATATACTGTCCCCACAATTCCACAATTCACAGCAGACTGTTCCTGCCATCAATTTTTTCGTTCCAGCTGATAGTAAATCGTCGGCACCAGGACCAGGGTTACCAAAGTGGAAATAGTAAGGCCGCCAAGCATGGTAATCCCGAGGGGATTCCAGGTTTCAGCGCCGACATTGTTGGAAACCGCCATCGGCAGCATGCCGAAAAAGGTGGTTAAGGTGGTCATCAGTACCGGCCGCAGCCGGCTGCGGCCGGCATCGGTAACCGCGGCAAAAAGAACTTCTCCCCGGTTGCGCAGCTGATGGATATAATCCAGCAGAACAATGGCATTATTAACCACAATCCCCATCAGCATGACGATCCCCATGAAGGAAATAATTCCCAGGGTAGTTCCGGTAAGATAAAAGGCATAGAGAACCCCGGTAAAAGCGAAAGGCACTGAGAACATGACAATCAACGGGTCGCGGAAATTGCCGAACAGAGAGGCCATAACCATATAAACCAAGAGTATCCCCAGCACCAAAAGCATACTCAGATCCCGAAAAGCCTTGCCCTGTTCCTCCACATCACCACCAAAACTGGTGGTAATCCCCAAAGGAATATCCATCCGGGCCAGGGTCCTTTTCATATCTCCGGTGGCTTCCCCCAGTGATCGCTGGTAAAGGTCGGCTTCCACCCGGACAATCTTCTGCCGGTTTTTGCGTTCAATCTCGATCGGCCCGGAACCCTCCTCCACCCGGACCACATTCCGCATCTTGATAATCCGACCGTCAACGGCAGTCAGAGGTACATTCAGCAATGTTTCAAGATTGTTCTTGTCTTTACTGCGCAAGCGAGTGAAAATATCAAAGCTGTCGCCGGCATCCCGGTACTGGCTGGCCTCAAATCCATAAAAATAATTGCGCAGCTGCCCGGCAATCAACGATACCCTTAAGCCCAGGGAGGCGGCTTTTTCCCGGTCAATTTTCAACCATAATTCCGG is a genomic window of Pseudomonadota bacterium containing:
- a CDS encoding transposase, yielding MARIARVVAPGFPHHVTQRGNRRQKTFFCDDDYQAYLDLMAEWCQKCQVDIWAWCLMPNHVHLIAVPQNEEGLARAIGEAHRRYTCRINSREGWRGHLWQERFTSFPMDEKYLLAAARYVEMNPVRAGMVHAPEDFPWSSAQAHLEGQDDQLVKVAPLLEMVGDWRVFLDSDEEIDKERLRQHERTGRPLGRESFVEGLELDLKRILRPRKPGPKK
- a CDS encoding AAA family ATPase; its protein translation is KTWAEEMKEIDSSIYCPLNCVDDSGNVELQLAREFVEDTGCHIFLTGKAGTGKTTFLKNLKANTAKRMIVTAPTGVAAINAGGVTLHSFFQLPFGPFIPGSDGFIKNKERVFRFSREKKQIIKSLDLLVIDEISMVRADVLDAVDKVLQYHRRSNLAFGGVQLLLIGDLYQLPPVAKSGEWEMLRQYYESAYFFSSLAFKHLDLVTIELEKVYRQADDRFIHLLNKVRDNRMDESSIETLNQRVKENFTPEEGQGYITLTTHNRNADTINQEKLEAIPEDAYDLEAEISGDFPEHIYPTFSRLSLKKGVQVMFLRNDTSVEKRYYNGKIGKIKSISHQEIRVICPGETEPITVEPVEWENIKYSVNQENQEIEAETIGRFKQFPLKPAWAITIHKSQGLTFDRAVIDARAAFAQGQIYVALSRCKTFAGLVLSSPIPTRGIKMDEAIFQFINHSGKNAVSADRLLAEKMIYQQQLLSNCFDFQPLNNRLGYFFSLLSRNADLVQVSGVPDLEQIPKLAQNDIILISEKFKHQLNQHFPQNSLPAGDDYIQKRVKKASSWFQDKLGLIFADMVNNLILETDNKSLAKKIKNAFDNLSREIAVKLAGIRSCENGFSPSRYLRAVSKAESEFMPGKAKKSQAHSYSESDILHPQLFQHLKEWRLRLSKKKGVAAFQILHQRVLIQIVVRLPRNIDELKKINGVGPKTISDYGDDILGLVLAYRQKHGIKNVVLPEIKQESAQKINSTKKQAGLDTKKSSFDLFKQGFGIADIAEKRGLVENTIQGHLSHYIETGDLDIDQLLSPE